In Oscillatoria sp. FACHB-1406, the sequence AGTAGAGGCGGAAGGGAGGGTAACGATTTCGTGGTTAACCAGTAGGGGAGGAGATGGGGTGACTGGGGGAGTGGGGGACTCGGGGACGAGGGAAGTAGGCAAAGCGGCGAAGGGGATGGTTTGCAGAATACCGTCGCCGACAATTAACAAGCGCTGTCCGTGCAGTTGGGAAGCGACGGGCGCGAGAAGCATTTGAGTGAGTTGATTTGCCGCAGTTAAATCGGTACTTTGGGCAGCAATCGCACCTAAAAAGTTCTTGGCAGCGGCTTCAATTTCGGCGCGGGGCGGTAAGGTATAGCTGGCAATTCCGGTTTTGCTAACTGCCCAGAGATAGCTGCGATCGTCGCCGAGGGAGTATTCGAGCAGTAGGGTGTCGCTGTCGAGGACGCGGCTTTGGATTTCAGGGACGGTGAGGGGTTGGGGATATTTGAGGTTGGCGTAGGTGGGACTTTTAACGCGGATTTGGGCGGCGACTTCATCGAGTTGGGCGAGGAGAGATTCAGTTCGTTTTTGCAGGGTTTCTAATTCTCGATTGGAAGCGCCTTCTTTATAGCTTTGGGTTCTTTTGAACTCGGTGGCGTTGATTTGTTGGAGAAGGGTGCGTTCTTGGGTTAATAAGGCAGGATCGACTCCTTGACGGATGTTGGCGTTGGCTTCGGTGAGGAGTTCGAGGAGAACGCGGGCGCGACTGCGTTCGCTGATATTTAGCGCTTCGATGTTGTAACCTTTGTTGGGGTTTTGTTGATGCAGTTGCATCAGCAAATCGATGTAGAACTGGTAGTAGCTTTGGACGGTGGCGAAGTAGGAGGTACGGAGTTCGGGGCTGGCGATTTTGGTGCGGAGTGTTTCGATGATGTCGATGGCGGCTTCGATATTTTGGCGCGCGCCTGCAAGATTGCCTAAATTGTGTTGGTATCGAGCGAGATCGGCTAGGGTTTCAGCTTCATTGTTTTTGTCCCCTAACGTTCGATACAGTTCGAGCGCGCGTCGGTCAAATTCAAGGGCTTTGGGATAGTCTGAAAGCCCATCGTAGACGGAAGCAATATGACCCAATATTAGTGCTTGACTCGATAGGTCTTCTAAGGTTGGGACAATAGCGATCGCGCGATCGAGATATTCTAGAGCTTGGGATTTATCTTCCAAATAGCTGTAATACAACGCGAGTTTGCCCAGAATGAAGGCTTTTTGGTGTTGAGTTCCCTCAGTTTGAAAAATTGAGAGGGCTTGCTTAAGTTCCTCGAGTCCCTGTTGATAATCGCCCGTTCCATACACAAAAGGATTCCAGTAGTGAATCGTACTGATATCTTCGAGGGTTGTGGCTTCTTCAACTCGATTATTTAACTGTCGCCAAAGGGTTAATGCTTGGTTGTAGTAAGAGAGGGCTTGCTCGAAGTCATTCGAGTTGTAATAAGTCATACCAATATCCCTTAAGATTGTCGCCCGTCCGGAAGGATTGTTGAGGGATTCTTGCAGGGTAAGAGCGCGATTTAAAGAGATAAGGCTGGAGCGATTATCTCCCAATTCCAAGTATATTTGAGCTAATACCTGTAGAATATCTGCTTCTTCGGAAGTTTTTTTGAGGGCTTGAAAGCGGTTTAATCCTTGGTTGTAATAGTCTAGTGCTTGTTGGTAATTGCCAAGATCGCTCGACAAGCCTCCGATTATTTTTAACGTATTAGCTTCGCGCTCTGTCTCTCCTGTGGCTTGCCAAAGGGGAAGGGATTGTTGGAGTTGCGAGAGTGCTTGGCTATCGTTGCCGAGTTGATGGTAAATAAGGCTGAGATAGTCGAAAGCATTCGCAGCGCTGGAAAGGTTATTGACTTCGAGATATAAAGAAGCGGCTTGTTTTAAAACAGTTAGCGCTTGCTCTCTCTGTCCGAGCTTGTTGTAAGCTTGTCCCATTAACAGAAGGACGTGAGCTTCTTTGGTTTTATCTGCGGTTTCTCTGACAAGGGGTAATGCTTCCAGGGCATAGGCGAGGGCTTGCTCGTAATCGCCTAATTCAGAGTAAGCCAAGCCAATCCGAACGAGCGCTGTCATTTCATCGGTGCGTTTGCCTAAAGCTCGAAAGATTTCTAGGGCTTGTTTGAAGTATTCGATGGCCTGCGGATTTTGTTCTAAATCGGAGCTAATAAAACCCAAATATCCTAACGTTTTGCCAATGCCCTGGCGATCGCTGGCTGCTTGAAATCCTTCGAGAACTTCTTGAAATTTGAGGCGAGCTTGTTGCAGAGATTCCGGCGTTCCCTGCTCGTAGATCTTTTTAGCGTCTTGAAACAGTTGTTCTATGGCAGGGTTGGCGAGTTCTGAGGAATTATTTTGCGGTTGTTGGGCGAGGGGGATTGCTCGACTCGGTATCCCTATAAATCCGAAGCAGAGAAATGCGGTTGCCAATCCCAAAAAACAACCTTGCCACCCAACTGCACCCGGTTTGCTGCGTCGCGCGATCGCCATAGCCACCTCGGTTAGTTACATAGCTCGATAACCAATTATCGATTTTCTCTATTCTCCTGTCAATTATGGCAAAGCAAGTGGGATACGATCTAATCTGACGGCTCAGTACCTAAAGGAGCTTGACGGCGGTGACGAATATGCAAGATGGCGACGGTATCGCCCTCGATCGCAAACAGAATCCGATAGGCTCTTGTTTTGCCAACCCACAGCTGCCGAATTTCTCGACCAATGATATCGGCTTCAGGTGCAAACGAGCAGCGGTAGGGAAACTTTTGCAGA encodes:
- a CDS encoding CHAT domain-containing protein, which codes for MAIARRSKPGAVGWQGCFLGLATAFLCFGFIGIPSRAIPLAQQPQNNSSELANPAIEQLFQDAKKIYEQGTPESLQQARLKFQEVLEGFQAASDRQGIGKTLGYLGFISSDLEQNPQAIEYFKQALEIFRALGKRTDEMTALVRIGLAYSELGDYEQALAYALEALPLVRETADKTKEAHVLLLMGQAYNKLGQREQALTVLKQAASLYLEVNNLSSAANAFDYLSLIYHQLGNDSQALSQLQQSLPLWQATGETEREANTLKIIGGLSSDLGNYQQALDYYNQGLNRFQALKKTSEEADILQVLAQIYLELGDNRSSLISLNRALTLQESLNNPSGRATILRDIGMTYYNSNDFEQALSYYNQALTLWRQLNNRVEEATTLEDISTIHYWNPFVYGTGDYQQGLEELKQALSIFQTEGTQHQKAFILGKLALYYSYLEDKSQALEYLDRAIAIVPTLEDLSSQALILGHIASVYDGLSDYPKALEFDRRALELYRTLGDKNNEAETLADLARYQHNLGNLAGARQNIEAAIDIIETLRTKIASPELRTSYFATVQSYYQFYIDLLMQLHQQNPNKGYNIEALNISERSRARVLLELLTEANANIRQGVDPALLTQERTLLQQINATEFKRTQSYKEGASNRELETLQKRTESLLAQLDEVAAQIRVKSPTYANLKYPQPLTVPEIQSRVLDSDTLLLEYSLGDDRSYLWAVSKTGIASYTLPPRAEIEAAAKNFLGAIAAQSTDLTAANQLTQMLLAPVASQLHGQRLLIVGDGILQTIPFAALPTSLVPESPTPPVTPSPPLLVNHEIVTLPSASTIDISRSQLQNRPRAPKTLAVLADPVFDESDSRLSGNNTSQTSPPDAQRLAPESCTSLNRLEYTAKEAQNLLALVPEGQRLQALGFDASRATATSPEIAQYQMVHLATHGCLRDNPTLSGVVLSMLDAQRNPQDGFLRLGDIFNLNLPAELVVLSACQTGLGNDVGGEGMVGLTRGLMYAGARRVVVSLWSVNDTATSELMARFYRKMLSEGMNPVAALRSAQLEMWQTQQWSAPYYWAAFTAQGEWR
- a CDS encoding type II toxin-antitoxin system RelE/ParE family toxin: MSYRILIQPPAFAEIETAYRWMCDNLSADAANQWYYDLQDAIASLQKFPYRCSFAPEADIIGREIRQLWVGKTRAYRILFAIEGDTVAILHIRHRRQAPLGTEPSD